A genomic window from Streptococcus sanguinis includes:
- a CDS encoding ABC transporter ATP-binding protein, with product MTEIKLENVSYAYDEQQILKDINLEVEAGQVVAILGPSGVGKTTLFNLIAGILEVQTGRIVLDGQENPKGRVSYMLQKDLLLEHKTVLGNVILPLLIRKVSKKEATEQATQILKEFGLFDVAEKYPHELSGGMRQRVALLRTYMFGHKLFLLDEAFSALDELTKMELHAWYLDIHRKLGLTTLLITHSIEEALALSDRIYILKNRPGQIVANLSLSWLDNEDKELQKLRYKKEILRVLGV from the coding sequence ATGACAGAAATTAAACTTGAAAATGTAAGTTACGCTTACGATGAACAGCAGATTTTGAAAGATATCAACCTAGAGGTGGAAGCTGGACAAGTAGTAGCAATCTTGGGTCCTAGTGGCGTTGGGAAAACGACCCTCTTTAATCTGATTGCTGGGATTTTGGAGGTCCAGACTGGTAGGATTGTCCTAGACGGACAGGAAAATCCCAAGGGCCGGGTGAGTTATATGCTGCAGAAGGACTTGCTGCTGGAGCACAAGACGGTGCTGGGCAATGTCATCTTGCCCCTGCTAATCCGAAAAGTATCTAAAAAGGAAGCGACGGAGCAGGCAACTCAGATTTTGAAGGAGTTCGGGCTCTTTGATGTGGCAGAAAAGTATCCACATGAGCTGAGTGGAGGGATGCGGCAGCGCGTGGCTCTGCTGCGGACCTATATGTTCGGCCACAAGCTATTTCTTCTAGACGAGGCCTTTAGTGCTTTGGATGAGCTAACTAAGATGGAGCTACACGCTTGGTATCTGGATATTCACCGTAAGCTAGGTCTGACGACTCTCCTCATTACTCATAGCATCGAGGAAGCTCTGGCTCTCAGTGACCGTATCTATATTTTGAAAAATCGTCCTGGACAAATCGTGGCAAATCTATCGCTAAGCTGGTTAGACAACGAGGATAAGGAATTGCAGAAGCTACGATACAAGAAGGAGATTTTGAGGGTTTTGGGAGTGTGA
- a CDS encoding nitrate ABC transporter substrate-binding protein has product MMKKSCKVLLAGLAAVSIIGLAACGQSKSTSESKDKKIDFILDWSPNTNHTGLYVAQEKGYFKEAGVDVDIKLPPEDSSSDLIINGKAPFGIYFQDSMAKKLDKGAEITAVAAIVEHNTSGIISKKSAGITGPKDLAGKKYGTWNDPVELGMLKTLVESQGGQFDEVEKVPNNDSNSITPIENGLFDAAWIYHGWDGIMAQTQGMDTNFFYMKDYVKEFDYYSPVIIANNDYLKKNPDEAKKVLQAIKKGYQYAMGHPEEAADILIKHAPELKNKRDFVLASQKYLSEQYASDKDKWGQFEASRWNAFYKWAKDKGIVDNDLSDKGFSNDYIK; this is encoded by the coding sequence ATGATGAAAAAAAGTTGTAAAGTGTTGCTGGCAGGCTTGGCTGCCGTATCAATCATTGGCCTAGCGGCCTGCGGTCAGTCGAAATCTACGTCTGAAAGCAAGGATAAAAAGATTGATTTTATCCTAGACTGGTCACCTAACACCAACCATACAGGCCTTTATGTAGCTCAGGAAAAGGGCTACTTCAAGGAAGCAGGCGTGGATGTGGATATCAAGTTGCCGCCTGAAGATAGCAGTTCGGATCTGATTATCAACGGCAAGGCGCCTTTTGGTATTTACTTCCAAGACTCCATGGCTAAAAAATTGGATAAGGGCGCAGAAATCACAGCTGTCGCAGCTATTGTAGAGCATAATACTTCGGGCATTATTTCTAAGAAGTCTGCAGGTATTACAGGGCCTAAGGATCTGGCTGGAAAGAAATACGGCACCTGGAATGATCCGGTGGAGCTGGGCATGCTCAAAACCTTGGTTGAAAGCCAAGGAGGTCAGTTTGATGAAGTGGAAAAAGTTCCCAACAACGATTCCAACTCAATTACGCCGATTGAAAATGGCTTGTTTGATGCAGCGTGGATTTATCATGGCTGGGACGGCATCATGGCTCAAACTCAGGGTATGGACACTAATTTCTTTTATATGAAGGACTATGTCAAGGAGTTTGACTATTATTCTCCAGTGATTATTGCTAATAATGACTATCTCAAGAAGAATCCGGACGAGGCGAAAAAGGTCCTGCAGGCTATCAAGAAAGGCTATCAATATGCCATGGGACATCCTGAAGAAGCAGCGGATATTTTAATCAAGCATGCGCCGGAATTGAAAAACAAGCGCGACTTTGTCTTGGCTTCCCAAAAATATCTGTCCGAGCAATATGCATCTGATAAGGATAAGTGGGGACAGTTTGAGGCTAGCCGCTGGAATGCCTTTTACAAATGGGCCAAGGATAAGGGTATCGTGGACAATGACTTGAGTGACAAGGGATTTAGCAACGATTATATAAAATAA
- a CDS encoding ABC transporter permease, which produces MKALQRLMRQQIGLLGMLGVLVIWQVMGWLKLLPKFILPTPLEIGQAFIRDAGFLASHSWATLKVALLGLLLGLILACILAILMDSVSWLNDLIYPMMVVVQTIPTIALAPILVLWLGYGILPKIVLIILTTTFPIIVSILDGFRHCDRDTLTLFELMQANRWQILWHFKIPASLPYFYAGLRVSVSYAFITTVVSEWLGGFEGLGVYMIQSKKLFQYDTMFAIIILVSVISLLGMKLVAVSEKYVIKWK; this is translated from the coding sequence ATGAAAGCACTACAAAGGTTGATGCGACAGCAAATCGGTCTCTTAGGGATGCTGGGTGTACTTGTCATCTGGCAGGTCATGGGCTGGCTCAAGCTCTTGCCCAAGTTTATCCTGCCGACGCCACTGGAAATCGGTCAGGCCTTTATCAGAGATGCTGGATTTCTAGCAAGTCATAGCTGGGCCACCTTAAAAGTAGCCTTGCTGGGTTTACTGCTGGGTCTTATCTTGGCCTGTATACTAGCTATACTCATGGACAGCGTGAGCTGGCTCAATGATCTGATCTACCCCATGATGGTCGTGGTGCAGACTATTCCGACCATTGCTTTGGCGCCAATCTTGGTTCTCTGGCTGGGTTATGGGATTTTGCCCAAGATTGTGCTCATTATTCTGACGACAACTTTTCCGATTATCGTCAGTATTCTGGATGGTTTTCGGCATTGCGACCGAGATACTCTGACTCTCTTTGAGCTTATGCAGGCCAATCGCTGGCAGATTCTCTGGCATTTTAAGATTCCAGCTAGCTTGCCTTATTTCTATGCGGGCTTGCGCGTCAGTGTTTCCTATGCCTTTATTACGACTGTGGTTTCCGAATGGCTGGGCGGTTTTGAAGGCCTGGGTGTTTACATGATTCAGTCTAAGAAACTCTTCCAGTACGACACTATGTTTGCTATTATCATATTGGTTTCGGTCATCAGTCTTCTGGGGATGAAGCTGGTGGCTGTCAGTGAAAAATATGTCATTAAGTGGAAATAG